Part of the Panicum virgatum strain AP13 chromosome 4N, P.virgatum_v5, whole genome shotgun sequence genome is shown below.
TTGTTTCCATTCAAGTGCTTCTGCTTATTTAAATTCTAAAGCATGTTTCTGATTAGTCCAAATCAAAGAAAGTAAACAATTTTCTCAAGATCAAATCTGCACGCTTGAGTAAAATAAAAACCCAAGATGAGGACATACTACTACATATAGCAATCATTTATAAAAGTGCAGAAGTACTCTGAATATATTTGCTACTATACTAAAGAATTACTGTGAAAACTGTGAGCTTCGACCTATGTTGAAAACTTGTTTACTTTAAAACATCACTACTGATCGTTTCAACATCATCACAAGACCACTTGAAAACTTTAAATACCTCACCACCTGAAACGGCGACAAGCTAACAAGTGCTACACGAACTATTGAAAAAACTCCGAAGTCCTCACCTGGTGTCCCAGCGGTATAGATGACGATGTTAcccctaaaaaaaagaagacgATGTTCATGAGCTCGTCGCTGTGAGGCAGGTCGTTGACCAGAGGGGTCAGCCTCCCATACAAGCCGCCCTGCACGCACATTCTGGTGACGAAGACGTTCCCTTGGTTCGCACGGATCCCCATCTGGGTCCTCAGGTTGTACACGGAGCGGCCGTAGAAAGAAAAGAAGCGCACATTGGGTTCGCCGAAGTTCAGCGGCTCGTCCGAACGCAGGTGCCTGATTACCCGCCGCCGATCCGCCTCAGGCTCAGCGTGCTGCAGGAACAGGAAGCCAGTGCGGCGTCCTGGTTTCTGTTGCAATGGAATTGTATTTAGGAAAGCCAAACAGCTAGACAACACCGGTGACTGAATGAACAAGCAAGCTAGTCTGAATAAACACTATAATGAGAAGTAAATGTTCAGACCAAGATAAGCGGCACTCATTGTGATCTGGAAAGAACGATCCAACTATCCAAGACCGACGACAATGAAAGATTGCTCAGATTTCCCAAGTACACGTCAAATTCTACTGTTGACTCGCATATGGCAGTCGAGAACAACAGCAGATTACCAACTAAGAATCAAGTGCTTTCAGAACGTCTTACTCAATGCAGATAACACACGACAGAACTTTTCATAAAGCAAGCATAATCTACAATGGAGAAAAACTTTGGGGAATCGGGAGGCGAACAGGATTAATTTGATCATCTAACTGCTCCCTAAAGCGTACCAAGTATTGCAGAGGAGCTGCTCGTGGGCTTCGGAGCTAGAACTTTGTACTTGCAGAAGAGGTAAtcatggcaaaaaaaaagtgcAACGAATTCGATCACAGGAAGAATCCACTAATCCAGTAATTAACTGCTTCAGCAAATGCAGGATTTGGCATGAACAAACGCAACAATCAGATTCAGCAGTAGTTGTGAGAATCGACGCGACAAGACAGAAACATCCGGGATTGGTGTTCCCAGCAGACAGTAACCCGTTCACGGCATCGATTGGTTCCACGAATCCCACTCCGCCCAAATCAACGCTCGAGGGACTAGCTAGctaggagagagaggaaggacgGCGAACTCACCCGTGTTGGGTGCGGGAGGTCTGGCGCACCCTGAGGCCTGGGCGGGACGACCTCGACTCTCCAATGCCTCATCGTGCTCCGGGTGCCGAAGTAGTAGTCGAGGATGACGCCGGAGTTGTTCCAGAAGCAGAACCTGCCGTtggcgcggaggttgccgtGAACAGATTTTGTGATCTGTCACAAAATtcaatcgtcatggatcaatagattttttgtagtgctctattttttctcaattgtttctatttttcccttttatttttttccctaTAATTAATCACAAATATAAGagttttcagccactctaaacaaggtaaatcagaaaaggaatacaaactgaactaaacaaatccaagaaaattatcatgatcacttgtgatctgcaggtaattatatttaacttatgtatttttccattgatactgtagagtaattaaatttaattagtgtCGTTGTCAATcatataaatttatataaaaacttaatcaaaatttaaatttctaataTTGGGGACGGGCCAGGCccctgtccgccgccgccccccgtcTCCGCCCCTGGGCGCAGGAGGAcgtagccgccgccgtccgcgaccGGGACGGGCCTCCACATGACGGCGTCCAGCTCCGGGTGGTCGAAGCCGCGCTGGACGACGCGGCTGCCGACGAAGCCCTGCGGGGGCGGGGCGACCTCGTCGGTCGAGAGCGCGAGGTAGAGGCCGTAGGCAGCGCCGTGGAGGAGGACGTAGTGGATGCCGTCGCGCAGGACCCGGTGCACGCGCTACAccccggcggcgctcgggacctccccgccgccgccgcgcgggcgcaGGGAGACCCCACCCCGTCCTCGTCGGCGTGGAGGTACGTGCCGTGCACGCGGCTGCGGAGCCGCACGTGGATCCCGTCCGGGAAGAGCTCCATCCCCGCGCGGCGCCCGCGGTCGTCTTCTCTCCGGGAGGCGGCGAGCGCGTGGGGGCTCTCTCGGGTTCTCGACCGGGGGCGGCTGCTTCGAGCGGAGGACGGggtggggaggaggggaggggagggaggcgagAGCCGAGCAGGTAGGTGCTCGTTGCGGGGCGGTCACGTTTGGGCGCCGCGCTAGAGGTCGGGGGAGAATTTGAAGGGGATGGTAggtcggtggcggcgcggcaccTTTCGCTGACatgcggggccgccgccggagccagtctcgcggcggccggccgagcGCTCCAGCTGGTGTCATGTGGGTCCGTGTCGAGCGCCAGGTCGGCACCAGGGTGGCAGGTTACCCACGTGCTGGACCCACCCCTGCGTGAGGCGAGCAGCGTCGCCGCGGTGGCGACGGAGCCCGCCGATGCGCTGCGTTCGAGCGGATCGACGAGGCATGCGACGGCGAGGTCACCATGGCTGGTGCCGTGGTGCGTGATCGTGGGCCCCACGACGGCGAGGtcacttttttttcctttccctttctttccttttcttttttttcgttcttttttttttttgaaacgaacggGGCCCTCCAGTTAGCTTCAGGCGGTTTTCCGCATCATCGGCTGGTTCGGCACTCGAGCCTCTAGCCCGATGTCTGTTTCCACGTGGCACGTGCTGCTCCGCCGAACGAAATCGCACATCATTCTGCCGATCGGGACTGCGGAGCACGAGGGACCAGGCGTGTAACCGTTTCGTCGACAGTGTTAGATGAAGCTTTTTATCCGACGTTTTTGGACGGACCCAAGAATCATGGCAACTCGCTATTGCTAATGTGTGGTTCGAAAAGGTTGAACAATGAACACATGTTTAACGGGTATagatcctctctctctctcatatatactccctccttccccgtttataagacatggtggaacatgacacggtcttctaaacaacactttgaccatttatttatcatatattatatcacttttgattataaacttataatcattgtaaaatatatttgattatgaatccaatcatatgaaatttgcattataaaaataaaaatttaatagtcaaattattggtcaaagatgacaaggtttgaatcttgatatacgtgtatgccttataaatagagaaggagggagtatatatgaTTGTGTGTAGCCGTGTAGGTTTACGGGTCTAGATCTGCGCTACAAAACCAACAATACAAGCACCCTTGCCTTACGATCTGgttgtttctttttgtttttgaattttgatcACCGCCGACCGCGCGCGCGTTCGTGCTCGCCGGCTGCAGCGCTGAAGGCCCCCACAGCATCGTCCTCGATAACTAACCGGCAACCTCATAGACTGGTAAATTGACGTGCCTGCATTCTTCTACCGTATACACCTAGTTTGATGCGTACACAGCATGACCCTTTCCTGAAGGATAAACTCATGAAGCACCAAAAACACAGAAAACCACAAATCCTGGATGCAGACACGAGCCAATCCATGCACACCCTCAGATTATCTGAATAGTGCCCAGACAAGCACAAATGTGATGACAGACCTCCACCTCCAACTGCAAATGCAATAAGCCTTAAAAACGTCTCGTCTCTATTCTACCACACCCTAAAAGCTTCTAAACTATAATTAACAGAGTCCCATTTGGTCACCGGCAACACCTCATGTCCCAAATAATCAGCCCTCATCTCATCACCCAACATGCTCAGTGAAACGAAAAGAAGCTTCTTACAGCTTAACCTTACGTGCTCTCCGCTCACAAACCAATACAGTTCTGCATCAGCATTCCTACAAAAGGAGACAGAGAAAGGCCTATTGCCTGTGTTGAATCATTGCCAGAATCATTTAGCTGGTCTCCATTGCTGCTGCATGGTACTTGTCCAAGTCCGCATCCAGATCTTCAGCAGACACTTTCTCACTGCCACGCCCACCCCTCCCTCGTCCACGGCTCCCATACCCTCCTAGTCCACGCCCAGTGAAACCACCTCTACCCCGAGGCCATCCTCCATCACCACCTCTTCCGGGCCTGCTGCAAAGTTTCAGTAATGATTTCTTTTTCCAGATATTTAAAAATAAACTAAGGTGCAATAAAGCATAATCGAAATTGTTCTTCAAATGACAATGCAATCTTAAAATTAGCTAGGGTGCAATAAAGCATAGTCGAAATTGTTTATTCATATGACAATGCAATCTTAAAATTAGCTAGGGTGCAATAAAGCATAATCAAAATTGTTCATTCACATGACAATGCAATCTTAAAATTAGCTAGGGTGCAATAAAGCATAGTCGAAATTGTTCAATCACATGACAACACAATCTCAAGATTAGCAACCAATAGCTAAGACTCAGCTCCACTTTCATTTCATGCTTGACAGATTTGACACACTACATAAGTATTATCTTGAAGCAACATTGATGAGCTCTAATTTCCATGTGATTCTAAAATGTCAAGAAAAGCTTGATATGAGAAACAAGTCAGTCATATAAATACTTCTGTCACTAATCTGACTTTTATGCATTTCCTCCCCACAGGACAGAAAATATATCCTTTTTTTTGTGCTTGTAGTACCAGCACACTTGATGACTTGACAAACTGTAGAACCATGCTGCAGAACTGAAACTCTTAACAAGCACGAATACCTACTGCATATTTACATATATGCTAATTAAGCAAAAGGGTAATGGTTGGAACGAAGTGCCCTAGATTTGGAAAGCAATGTTCTGCAGGTGATATTTCATCAAGACAGGCATAATGGTCAAGAATGATACTACTAACCTTTTGAAAGGCACATTGAAGTTTCCAGGTGGTGGATTGAAGGAGAAGGTAGCTGTTGGTGGCGCTGGCGCCTCAATATTTGTCCCAATGATCTCAATTTTCATAGGTTTGCCATCAAGCTGCACATTGTTGTACCTCTTAACAGCAGCTACAGCATCAGACCTTCTTGAGAAGACAACCTCTGCGGTTCCCTGTCAAAGTTGAGGCACATAATGAGCATTTGAACCAAGTAAAGAGAAGGAAGGGGCAGACAGGAAGAGCGTGGGCATCAGAAGGAACCTTTGATCTTCCACTCCTGTCATAGTTGATGGAGTAACGCTGGATATCGCCGACATCAGAAAATAGTTCCTaagcagaggaggatgagcatTGTGTTTGGCTGGGTAGAATGGCACAGCAGCGAAAATTAAAGAAAAGATGGAATTCCGTTCGTTCCATCGCCGTAATAAGCCGCGCTAGGCGCTCAATCGATGAATCAGATGTAAGCAGAGAGGCAGGGAAAGGCATGACCTGGCACTAGGTTTAGGGCAAGAGAAAGATACCTTGATGTCGTCGTTGGAAACGCCATAGTCGAGGTTGGAGATGTAGAGCTTGGTAGGCGCGTCCATCGGCGGCTGGGGCTGGGCGGCTCCGTATCCAGCATAAGCCATGGgccgccgcgcctgcgcctgcgatTCGGTTAGTAGTAGCAGGGGCCGAGGGGGTGTTAGTAATCTAGATTTGGGGAGGACAGGAGATCTCTCACCTGGAAAGGGAAAGTGGTGCCGCGGTGGTACGGGGCTGCTGCGGCGCGGGCGTtgaagcggcggcgcggtgccgtGGGTGCGGGGCCTCCGCCCCCGGAGGTCGGGCCTCGGCCGCTGGGGCGCGGTTGggttttcttgttcttggagaTGAGGTCGTCGAGGGACATGTCGAGGGCGCCGGCCATCCCCcctattctctctctctctctctctctctcgcggcggcggcagcaggggcaCGGacccggagcggcggcggcgagggttcagtgaggaggaaggggatgcaGGCGACGCGACGACAAGCAACTAGTTTTCCGTGGGCTGCAGTTCTGGTAGGTATAGTTGTCGGGATGTTGGGCCCCCATGAGCCCAATTGGGCTGGTATGGGTTTCTCCTACTACTATCCCGAACCAGGCAGCCCAGCCCAACTACCGGTTTGCCGTTTGCCCTCCGTCTTCCTCCTCGAGTCCTCTTTCTTCTCCACTTCTCcttcctgcggcggcggccgatttcGGGGGGCAATTCGCTATAGCAGATTTCAACGAAGGGAAGGAACCGACCGGCGATTCGCTCCGATCAGATCTGATTCTCCATGATGCCCTTCAAGAAGGAATTCACCTTCGGTCAGTAGCTCTCGGTACACATCTACCTCTGTATTTCACTCCATTGAATGAATTCTGATGCATGCGGAGGGTCCGGGTGCAGATGAGAGGCTCCAGGAATCCGCCGCCATGATCGCCAACTACCCCGCCAGGGTCCCCGTATGTGAAACCTCTCTgttccctttccttttcccTCTTCCAGCCCAAACCCTAGGCAGGAAGGGCCTGCCCCTTCTTCTGTTCTTCGTGTTCACATTGCTAGCCCGCCGATTAGTGGTTGATCACACTGCTTCCTGTCACTTCCATCGAGTGCTGCTCCTTTTTTTGCACTTCCGCCCATCCTCCTCTTCCAGATATCATTCATGTAATAACATATATGGATGTGGACGAGACCAAACGGCATAACTGATTTTAGGATTCAGTTCAGAATTCCTTCATTGCTTCACACAATTTGTTGGCTTACGgaactttaaaaaaaattactagCATCTCTCATGTAGGGCGCTGGGGTAGTGGGGTTTCGTTCAGGGTTCTATCTTATTTCGTTATGCTTTGCCGATTGAATCAGTTCCTTTTCTTTCAAGTTATGCCCACCATGCACCTGCAAATCGATTTTCTGATACTCAAGTGTtcttacatgcatgcatgagggtCTAGAAACATTGCAAATCATAGCATAAACCAATATTTCTACTGAAACTTAACAAATTCTAGCCTACAATTTAGTGTGTTCCCCTTTTGCCCCAAATCTCTGATAGTTTTGCATCTCTTGCTCGACGAACATGAACCTCCTGAATTGTTAGCTTGTATTTGCAGGTCATCGTTGAAAGGTTTTCAAGGAGTAATTTACCAGAAATGGAGAAAAGGAAGTAAGTTACTCTTTTGTGCCTATTACATTGCTAGAGCCTAGAGATGGATCGGTTGTTTGATTGTCATTGATTCCACGCTGCACCATGATTGATATGCTATTAGTAATTTCACTGATCTTTTTCGAAGATTGACATGTAGTAATACAACTTTATATATGGTGCAGGTACCTGGTTCCCTGTGACATGCCTGTTGGGCAGTTCATTTTCATACTACGGTCCAGGTTACACCTATCTCCAGGAACAGCGTTATTTGTGTTTGTAAACAACACTTTACCCCAAACAGGTGAGACCGCCTATGCTCATATAATCTGTTACTCCAATCCCTGCCGAAGCCTTAGGCATTTTGTTCCTTAGTTGGGTTGCAGCTAGGGTTGGCAACGGATCATGGCCCTAAACCCTAGTGGTCTCTTCACAGTCCAACTTGgcccttatatatttttagctgagcccggcccttagattaaaaaaaaaggacgtacccagtgccgtaggctcccGCACTGCGTGGGGTCTGGGGGAGGTTATTAGCGGGAGGTCTTTCCCACACACCGTGCAATGTGTAGAGACCACCGCTCGAACCTGTGACCTCTCGGTTCACAGGCGGCAAGCACTATCACTTGCACCAGGCCGCCCTTTTTGAGCCCGGCCCTTAGATTATCTAAGTAAAATTTcaaggccctttaccacccctagttgCGGCCTGTGTGCTATGTTAGGATCTAGCAAATGTTGTAACAAGCACTATGTTCTAGACTTCAAAGCAGCTGAAGGTCAAAACTAGATTCCGTGAAATTAGAAAGGGGTGTTGTTTTTCTTGAATTGGTAGTTTCTCTccctttttggaaaaaaaacttGAATTGATAGTGATGGTGCAATTTTTATCCACAGCTAGCCTAATGGGAAGTGTATATGACTCGTACAAGGATAAGGATGGTTTCCTATACATGTGCTACAGCAGCGAGAAGACATTTGGCTGCCCTGGCCTGACCTGACGTAAAAATTTGCTTTGCGGTCAGGTAAGCCCCTGCATGTGATCACCTCTGTACGACTGTACATATAAAATTGTCGGGTActatgattaggggcaccctaatcaagggactaaaatcaccctaaaaacgcaaacacatgctgggcaaccaggcccacgaaggcctacagcctccttccaattttgtgatcagggcagcattgttcttacttttaccttgttATTAcacgtactgaagcgtttttttatggcgagtagtgctagttatcctggtattcgtagcatgacctttagtagatctatcatgcttttgttgtttatcatctacgaatatcatgttatctctacgtgatcatgtattaatcttacgctaattctcgttgcatagagttagtcgcgtagagataacaccctgcttcttttctatctagtagatctaatctgttatggtttgttcttatacgtaagaatcggcttaatatctgttagtttaggccttgcaaacggattggacgatccggcgacgtattagatgctttgccttgatcttaacagggattgatccgagaatcggcttttgcttattcttagccctctattctggttaaagtttggttatctattacgctcgttaggcctaactacgtgtaggacgttccgatctagcagtgaagcttttaccgtcgtggattagattagctagatctaattgaagtagtttttgcagttatttgctttatctattaatatccagatatgcagatctgatctgacaccgggactcgatcggctctttaaagccgatgcaagagtcgtcacggggagccgaccacggctcggactaatatttacacgtgtttgtgcatgtatgcaaatcgtcgaaagcacgtttgcaccttcctgatcgggtataggtcaggtggcacgccctgcatctccgaaagcatcggcgtgtgccaggatctgagccgttgaccgagggaccggtgccagccagcgccccggcagcctcccggctcttcgtgttgcctgtcgctactcgccgatGGGTTTTAACCGACAACACATTCCTCGCCGCCATCATGATGCTGCTGCTCACCACGCTGCAGGCCTTCTGCTCCGTCTACACCTGCTCGCGGTGGTTCGGCGCCATCACCGTCTCGACGGCGGAGTGATTACCGATCAGATTTTTGGGCGCCTTTCTTGATCTGGCTTCGCGACATGATTTGCTTGGGTTTGGTTTGGCTGGAAATGGCACCGGCATACAGTTGTTGGATAGTGTGGTTGCTTGGgcaattttcttttgttttggttgttGAGATTAATAAAACTTGCGCATTTAGCGCCAGCAGTTTGACATTATAATCACCTATGATCATTAGAGTTACCGGTAACATCTTCCATGTAAACCATGATATATAATGGAACCCTTTTAAATATATTATAATTAAGCTTATAATACTTCGAAAATTTTCATCCATGCCATCAAACTAACCTTTGTAGCTTAAACATTCAAGATATCTGTGAGGCTTTATACCGCAGATTAATTAGTCAAAATGAACATGATACTTAGGGTCATGGTCCGGCTTTTATGAAATATATAGCTTGTAACCTCGAACCAAAAGTCCAatcagaaaaagaaagaagccAACCCAACAGTAGGAATCAAGTTAGTTTCATCTAGTTAATTTGATAAGGGCCTTGATTTGAAATTAACAATTCAAGATGCTTCCCTAGCTACTACTCCATCATGACATAACATTTTGATCAGAGAAAATTGCTCCAGATCGACTATATGCCCTTTGAGTCCCCACAGGAAGTGATGAGCACTAAACCTCAAATGATTTCAGTATGCTCCACACATTTGCATATTGTTAATTGTCCACACTGTAAAGTAGCAGCAGGGAAGTTTTTTCTAATTACTATTCAATCTTTTTATGGAACATTAATGTTAAGTAGGAATCCTACCATTTTTATTTGCATCATATGACCTCATCATGCTTTCGATATATAAGAATGCGCAAACAGGAACAAAGTGTAAGAACAACTCATGATGCTTGCTGTAGAAGAAAATGTCGCATGAAAAAAGGGAACTCTGCATTGTTTGAACAAGGTGGCAGAGATGCTGCTCCAGCCGCCCACTTGCAACAAGAATGTTAGGATAGACTTACTTTTCCAATAATCTTCCACTACCACTCAATGTATCCGTGACGGATGAGCAAGAACTGGGCCATCTAATCTAGGCCTTAATAAGAAATCCTAATGGAAGATAGTGCATGGGCTGGTTTGGGTTGCTATGTATCCGTGACGGATGATC
Proteins encoded:
- the LOC120670975 gene encoding THO complex subunit 4B-like isoform X2, yielding MAGALDMSLDDLISKNKKTQPRPSGRGPTSGGGGPAPTAPRRRFNARAAAAPYHRGTTFPFQAQARRPMAYAGYGAAQPQPPMDAPTKLYISNLDYGVSNDDIKELFSDVGDIQRYSINYDRSGRSKGTAEVVFSRRSDAVAAVKRYNNVQLDGKPMKIEIIGTNIEAPAPPTATFSFNPPPGNFNVPFKRPGRGGDGGWPRGRGGFTGRGLGGYGSRGRGRGGRGSEKVSAEDLDADLDKYHAAAMETS
- the LOC120670975 gene encoding THO complex subunit 4B-like isoform X1 — translated: MAGALDMSLDDLISKNKKTQPRPSGRGPTSGGGGPAPTAPRRRFNARAAAAPYHRGTTFPFQAQARRPMAYAGYGAAQPQPPMDAPTKLYISNLDYGVSNDDIKELFSDVGDIQRYSINYDRSGRSKGTAEVVFSRRSDAVAAVKRYNNVQLDGKPMKIEIIGTNIEAPAPPTATFSFNPPPGNFNVPFKSRPGRGGDGGWPRGRGGFTGRGLGGYGSRGRGRGGRGSEKVSAEDLDADLDKYHAAAMETS
- the LOC120670975 gene encoding THO complex subunit 4B-like isoform X3 — encoded protein: MAGALDMSLDDLISKNKKTQPRPSGRGPTSGGGGPAPTAPRRRFNARAAAAPYHRGTTFPFQARRPMAYAGYGAAQPQPPMDAPTKLYISNLDYGVSNDDIKELFSDVGDIQRYSINYDRSGRSKGTAEVVFSRRSDAVAAVKRYNNVQLDGKPMKIEIIGTNIEAPAPPTATFSFNPPPGNFNVPFKSRPGRGGDGGWPRGRGGFTGRGLGGYGSRGRGRGGRGSEKVSAEDLDADLDKYHAAAMETS
- the LOC120670976 gene encoding autophagy-related protein 8D-like; amino-acid sequence: MMPFKKEFTFDERLQESAAMIANYPARVPVIVERFSRSNLPEMEKRKYLVPCDMPVGQFIFILRSRLHLSPGTALFVFVNNTLPQTASLMGSVYDSYKDKDGFLYMCYSSEKTFGCPGLT